From Paraburkholderia sprentiae WSM5005:
GCCGAGGCGCGCGTCTCCGCGATGAACGCGAAGGGCCAGGGTGAGACGTCGGGGTATGGATCGTCGATGGGCGGATCGTCGCAAGCGGGCCATCATCCGGTGTGGGTCAATCCGGACGGTCAGTGAAGACTGGGGAACGTATAGCAAGCGGTGCTGGCGAGAGAAGAGGGGTGAGTCAAGAGTCTTTTTCGCCGTTGCGGTTTTCGCCGTTTCCATCTGACATGAAGCGAGCCATGCTTTCGAGGCATGCGCTCGCTTTTGCGTTTCTGCGGTCGTCAAGAACGGCGCCGCTGCCCGCCATTGCGGATACGGACTTAGACTTTCCCGTAGCGAACGCCGATTTCGCTCGCTCCAGCTGACCCGACGTCATCCCCTCAACGACGAAGCCACGCTCCGTCACACCAAGGAGACATACGATGCCCCGCACCGCCGCTGAAAAACGCGCCGCTTTCCGCTCCCTGCACTCGTCCGGCTGTTTCATGTTGCCCAATCCATGGGACGCGGGCAGCGCGCGATATCTGGCTGCGCTTGGCTTCAAGGCACTCGCCACCACGAGTTCCGGTTTTGCGTGGTCGACCGGGCATGCGGACAACACGCTGCCGCGCGAAACGATCCTCACGCACCTGCGCGCGATCGTCGATGCGACCGATTTGCCGGTCAATGCGGACTTTGAAAACGGCTTCGGCCGCGATCCGCAAGAAGTGGCGGAAAGCGTGACGCTCGCGGTGGAGACGGGCGTCGCGGGTCTGTCGATCGAGGATTCGACCGGCGACCCCGCTGCGCCGCTCTTTTCAGTCGACGTCGCCGTGCAGCGGCTCAGCGCGGCGCGCGGTGCGATCGATCGGAACGGCGGCGACACGCTGCTGATCGGCCGCGCGGAGAACTTCGTCGCCGGCAAGCCCGATCTCGACGATGCCATCGCGCGTCTGAAGGCCTATGCGGCGGCGGGCGCGGACTGCCTGTACGCGCCCGGCATCCAGACGCGCGAGCAGATCGAAGCGGTGGTCGCGGCGGTCGCGCCGAAGCCCGTCAATTTGTTGATCGGCTCGACATCGACTCTGACGTTGCAGGACGCGGCCGCGCTCGGCGTGCGGCGGATCAGTGTCGGCGGCGCACTCGCGCGCGCGGCGTGGGGCGGCTTCATGCAGGCCGCTCAGGCGCTGGCCGAGGGCCGCTTCGACTTCGCCAGTGCAACGGCGGGCAAGCAGCTCAATGAACTTTTCGCTCGCGACGCGTGAAGCGCCCGAACGTCCTCAATTGCGCCGGTTCCTCCCCGCCGCGCAAACCTCTCTAGCAGGAGATCGCCATGGCTCGCGAAATCATCCGCGTCGAACCGTTGTCCACGTACCTCGAAAAATTGAAAGCGCCGGCCTGCGCCGTCACACGTCACGGTGACACGGTCTACGTGTCGGGCCTTCCGCCGTTCGATCCCGAAACCGGAGAAGTGATCGACGCGCCAATCGAACGGCAGACCGAACTCGTGCTCGAGCAGATGAAGCTGTGTCTGGAAACAGCCGGCTCGTCGCTCGATCACGTGCTGAAGTGCAACGTCTATTGCACGTCGGTCGAGAAATTCGCCGCGGTCAACGCGGTGTACAAGCGCTACTTTCCGGTGAATCCGCCGGCGCGCATTTTCGTCAACGTGCCGGCATGGCCGGGGCATTTCGACATCGAGATCGATTGCGTCGCGGCCGTCAGATAGCCGGCGGCGTTTCCGATGAGAAATGCGAGTGAACGTCCGAGCGCTGCACCAAGGCTTCAGTCGCGCCAAATGTTATGATCGGAAACCTCATTCGCCCGATCAAGCGCATACCCGACCAGCGGCAAGCTTCATGGACACTCACCTCACCAAATCCGCCGACACCGCCTCCACCGATCTCGGACGGCGTGTGCGCGCCGCCCGTCAGGCGCAGGATATGACGCTCGAAACCGCCAGCCGTCTGTGCGGCGTCTCTCGCTCTACGCTGTCGAAAGTCGAAAATGGCCTGATGTCCCCCACTTTCGACGTGCTGCAAAAGATCGTGCTGGGCCTGAAGATCGAAATCGGCGAACTGTTCGGCTCGACGCCAAAAGTCAGCGCCAGCGGCCGGCGCGCGCTGACGCGCAAGAACGAAGGCCAGCGCCACGCGTATCGCGGCTACCAGATGGAACTGCTCGCCACCGACCTCGCGCACAAGGCGATGCTGCCGTTTCGCATCCGCATCTCGGCGCACACACTCGACGCATTCGACGATTGGGGTCGCCACGAAGGCGAGGAGTTTCTCTACGTGATCAGTGGCAGCGTGTGCCTCTATTCGGAGCTGTACGCCCCGACGCATCTGAACGCAGGCGACAGCCTCTACTTCGACAGCCGGACGGGCCACGCGGCGGTGTCGACCAGCGAGGAAGACGCCGAAGTGTTGTGGATGGCGACCAACGCGGACCTTCAGCACACGCCGGCGTCGCCGAACGATTCCACCAGGAAATAGCGCGCGGCAGGATGCGCGCGTACTCAGCGCGCTGCCAGCGCCCGTTGCGCAAGTTGCGCGATATGCAGCGCGTGCTGCCCGGTGCCGTGCGTGATCTGCTCGCGGCAACTGAAGCCGTTGGTCAGCACGATCGTTTCCGGATTCGCCGCCATAGCGTCGCGCACGGCCTCAAACAGGTCCTCGCCGATCTTTTCCGACAACGCGTGATGCTCGACGTTGAAGCCGAACGACCCCGCCATCCCGCAGCAACCGGTGTCGAGCAGCTTCCATCTGACGCCGAGCCGGTTCAGCAATGCCATATCGCCCTGCATGCCGAACAGCGCCTGCTGATGACAATGGCCATGCACGATCACATCTGCGGCGAGCGTCGGCCACTCGAACGGCTGACGCGCGACGAAATCGGCGAACAGATACGTTTGCGCGGACAGCTTCTTCGCCAACGCATGCTCGGGGAGCTGCTTCAGCAACTCGTCCTTGAAGACCGATAGACAGCCGGGCTCCAGACCGACGAGCGGCACGCCGGCGGCGATGTCATCCGCGAGATCGTCGACGATATGCGCAAGCAGTTCGCGCGCGCGTTCGAGCAGGCCGAAGTCGTACAGCGGACGCCCGCAACACAAACGCTTGTTCGGAAGAACGACGTGCCAGCCGAGTTGCGTCAGCACATCAGCGGCGGCCTGCGCGATCTCGGGCGTGAAGTGCTCGTTGAACGTGTCAACCCACAGAATCGCCTTCTTCGCGTCGCTGGCGCCCGCGTGAAACGCAGATCCTTGCGACGGTGCGCTTCGTCGATACGTTGCGGCGGCAAACCGCGGCAACGCACGCGTCTGCGCTACACCGGCCATCCATTTGCCGAGCGCGGACAAACCGGGCGCCGTCGTCAGGAAGTTCGTCACGCGCGGAAAACGGGCGGCCCACGGCGCCCATTCGCCGATCCGCCCCATGAACAGTGCCTGACGCGGCCGTCGATGATTCTCGTAGTAGTGGGAAAGGAATTCCGCCTTGTACGACGCCATGTCGGTATGCGTCGGGCAATCGGACTTGCAGCCCTTGCACGCGAGGCAGGTATCGAGCGCTTCTTTCACTTCCCGGCTGTTCCAGCCATCGGCGATCACGTCGCCTTGCAGCATTTCCCACAACAGATGCGCGCGTCCGCGCGTCGAGTACTTTTCTTCGCGCGTGCCGCGATAGCTCGGACACATGGTCCCGCCTTCGAGCGAGCGGCATTTGCCCATGCCGATGCAGCGTTCGACCGCGCGCTGAAAACCGTCGCCTTGCTGGCTTGCGAACGCAAGCTTCGTATGCAGCGTCACCGGTTTGTACGCGGGCCCCATGCGCAGGTTTTCGTCGGCGCGGTAGGCATGCACGACCTTGCCCGGATTCAGACGATTCGCCGGGTCCCAGATCGCCTTGAACTGCTCCATCGCCCGCATCAGCTCGGGGCCGTACATGATCGGCAGAAACTCGGCCTTCGCCTGGCCGTCGCCGTGTTCGCCCGACAGCGAGCCGCCGAATTCGACCACCAGTTGCGCCGCTTCGCGCAGGAACCCGCGCCACGTCGCGATACCTGCGGCGCTGCGCAGATCGAAGGTTATGCGCGCGTGCACGCAGCCGTCGCCGAAGTGCCCGTACAGGCTCGTCTCGTAGCCGTAGCGATCGACAAGCGCCTGAAACGCACGCAGATAATCGCCGAGCCGCAGCGGATCGACCGCAGCGTCTTCCCAGCCGACCACCGGATCGGGCTTGTCGCGATCCACCGACAACGCGACCGCCGACGCGCCCGTCTCGCGAATCGACCATATCTTTGCCTGCAATGCGGGCTCATGGACGAGCCTCGTCGAGATCTGCGGCCCCGCCGCGCCCGACTGAAAATACGCGGCGGCGTCGCGTGCCTGTTGCAGCACCTCGCCTTGCGTATCCGCGCCGAATTCGAGCACGACCCACGCATCGCCTTCGGGCAGCAGTGCGATCTCCTCCTTCTTCAGGCTGCGCGCCTGCAAGCCCCGAATGATCGCGCGGTCGAGCCCCTCGACGGCAATCGGCCCGCAGCGCATGAAATGCGGCACGGCGTCCGCCGCCGTATAAATGTCGGTGAAGCCGACCACGACGATCGCCCGTTTCGCCGGACTCTTCACGAGACGCACTTTGGCCTGCAGCGTGACCGCGCAAGTGCCTTCGCTGCCAACCAGCGCACGCGCGACGTTAAAGCCGTTTTCCGGCAGCAATTGGTCGAGGTTGAAGCCCGACACGCGCCGTTTGATCCGCGGAAATTTCGCGCGAATCCGTTCCGCGTACGTGTCGCGCAGTTGCTTGAGCCCCGCGTAGATTTCGCCTTGACGGCCGCCCGCCGCGATGATGCGTTCGAGCTCTTCGTCGGAGGTCGGACCGACCCAGAAACGCGCGCCGTCGAAGGTCGCGATGTCGAGCGCCTCGATGTTCTCGACCGTCTTGCCGGCCATGACCGAATGCGCGCCGCACGAGTTGTTCGCGATCATGCCGCCGAGCGTGCAGCGGCTATGCGTGGCGGGATCGGGCGCGAACGTGAGGCCGTGCTGTTCGGCGGCATCGCGCAAGGTATCGCAGACGACGCCCGGCTCGACGATCGCGACGCCCGCAAGCGGGTCGATCGATACCACGCGGCTCACATACTTGCTCGCGTCGGCCACGACCGCGACGTTCACGCACTGGCCGTTTTGCGACGTGCCGCCGCCGCGCGCGAGAAACGGCACGTCGTTGCGCCGGCATGCGGCGAGCGTCGCGAGCAGATCGTCGATATCGGCCGGTACGACGACACCGAGCGGGACTTGTCGATAGTTCGACGCATCCGACGCATACAATGCTTTCGAACCCCGGTCGAATCGCACTTCGCCGCGCACGTGCTTGCGCAAGTCGCTTTCCAGCGCCTGCAATAGCGCGGCGCTGCCGGCGAAAGGCGCAGCGACACGCGGTTCATTCGATGCGCCGCGCTCTCCTGCGACGCCACTCCGCGTGCCAGCGCGCCGCTCTTCATCCCGTGACACTGACGTCCCCACTGCGCACCTCGTCTGCGATGCCGGCGCCCGCGCCGCCATATGCGTTCAGGCGGCGCGCGTCCTGATCGACCTTCAACGATACTTCGTAATCGGCTTCGCGTGGCGTTTCACGTTCGTCACCGCCTGCTCCAACGCCGCCGAAAACGCTCCGGGATACAGTTCGCTGACGAAGTACTGTGCGATCTCGTCGGGCGCGTCGTCGTATGCCCATGCGCGGCCGGTCATGCAGCGGCCCGAGGGGCATGACGTGACGAAAGCCGCATGTGTGAGTGATCCGCTCACGCATGCGACTACGCGCAACGTTCAGCTGCCCGTGCGCGCCTGGGCCAATGCGGCGAGATTGCCCTCGCCGAAGCCATGATGTCCCTGGCGTTGCACGATCTCGAAGAAAATCTCGCCGGCACGGCGGCGCACGAAGGTTTGGAAAAACAGCAGCGGCACGCCGTCCGCGCCGATCTCGCCATCCACGAGCACATGCGTGCGCCGCAGTCGCTCGACGTCGAGCCCGTGGCCCCGCAAACGTGCGTCGAGCTGCTTGTAGTAACGCGGCGGCGGCTCGACGAATTCGACGCCGTTCGCGAGCAGACGCTCGACGCACGCGAAGATGTCGTCGGTGGCGAGCGCGATGTGCTGCACGCCTTCGCCCGGATGATCGGGCAAATACTCGTGCATCAGATCGGTGCGGCGCGTGCCTTCCTCGTAGAGCGGCACGCGGATCGCGCCGCACGGCGACACCATCACGCGCGATTCCGCCGACACGTGCCAGTTCGCGTGCAGCTCGTGAATCTCGCGGAAGTTCAGCAGGCCGCGGTAGAAGTCGATCCACTCCTGCATGCGGCCTTCGCCGACGGTTTGCGTCAGATGGTCGACCGCGATCAGGCCGCTGCCCGCGTGGCTCAGATCGGCTTCGGCCGTGTCGATTTCGATGGGCCGGAAATCGATGTCGAAGATCGAGATATCACCGAGGCCGCCGCGCTGACCGCCTCGCCCGCGCCAACGATCGACGAAATAGATGTGCGAATCGCCGATGCCTTGAATGGCCGGAATCAGCAGTTCGCCCGCACCGAGGCGTTCGCCCTCGAACTCCCAGGCGCCGAGTTCCACCGCGCGTTCGAACGCGCGTTGCGCGTCGGCGACGCGAATCCCGATGGCGCAGATGCCGACGCCGTACTCCTGCGCATAGCGCCACGCGAACGAATCCGGCTCCGCGTTGATCAGGAAATGCATCTCGCCCTGACGGTACAGCGTCACGTCCTTGCTGATATGACGCGCGATCGCCTTGAAGCCGAGCCGCGTGAAGGTCTCGCCGAGCGCCTGCGGATCGCGCGCGGCGAACTCGACGAACTCGAGGCCGGCCGTGCCGAGCGGATTGTGCTCCGGCGCCAACACGGCGCGCTGTGCGGCTTCTGAAGTGGGCAAGTCGCTGGGCATGGCAAATCTCCTTGTACTGTGCCGCAGAAAAAAGCGGGCCGCGGCGGCTTTCGAATCGTGTTTTTACACCGGGTCGCGAGGCATTCGCAACCGTCTGCCCCGCGCGACCTCGCGCACCGCCTCGATGAACGCGTGTCCCACCGCCGACGGCTGCGTATCCGAGCGGCGGATCAGGCCCACCGGCTCGCCGGTGCCCGCAGACGGCAACCGCAAGCGCACCAGCATGCCGTGCGCGAGTTCATATTCGACCGCGCTTTGCGGCACGAACCACACCGCGCCGTTTTCGAGCGCCAGCGCGCGCCCTGTCGATACCGACAACACCTCGACGAACGCCGACAACGGCGGTACGCCCCATGCGCTGAGCAGGCTCTCGGCCGACTGGCGGATCAGCGTGCCGAACGGCGGCAGCACGATCAGAAATTCCTCCAGCGACGTGGCCAGCAAGGCGGTCCTTTGCGCGAGCGGATGCCCGGTCCGCACGACCGCGATCAGCGGCTCGGTAAAGAGTTGCTCGAAGCTCAGACCGACCATCCGCTCGGGGTCCGCGAGGCGGCCGATCGCGAATTCGATCGCACCCGCTTTCAGGCGTTCGAGCAATTCGGGATTCGCGCCGGTCGCGAGTCGCACGATCACGCGCGGCCACTGCGTCGCGAAGTGCCTCAGTACGGGCGGCACCAGCACCGCGGCGACGGTCGGCAGCACGCCAACTTCGAGCGTGGCCGCAGCCGCGCCCTCGGCGCGCGCCAGCAGATCGACGCCCTGACGCAGCGCGCTCACGCAAGCGCTCGCGTGCGGCATGAAAAGCTGTCCCTCATGCGTCGGCACCGCACCGTGACGGCCGCGCTCGAACAGCTTCACGCCGAGAATGGTCTCCAGCTCGGCGACCGTCTTTGATACCGCCGGCTGTGTGACGGACAGACTGTCGGCCGCCCGCTGGACGCTGCCGAACTGCGCGACGGCCAGAAAGCACTGGAGATGACGGAATTTGACGCGGCTATCCGCGAGACTGCGTTGCATAACGGAAGGTTATACGAAATGGCCAAAAACGTCATTTTTCATAACCGCATGCTTTGTATAAAGTGCGAGGCATAACATCGCATCCCACGATTCCTCCAACGGAGACACCTCATGGAAGATTCAATTCTCTCCCCGCGAGATTTCGCGTCCCATCCCGAGTACATCTATCCGCCGTACGGTTCGTCGGTCAAGCGCGGTCCGACGCGTCCGCTGATTGCGCTGAAGGAACGGCTGCGCGACCAGCGCGTGCCGGTCTATGGCACGGACGACCTGGGCGCGCTCGACAACGACCTGACCCGCAACGCGATGCGCAACGGCGAACCGCTCGGCGAGCGCATCATCGTGACGGGTCGCGTGCTCGACGAAGGCGGCCGCCCGGTGCGCAACACGCTCGTGGAAGTCTGGCAAGCGAATGCAGCCGGCCGCTACGTGCACAAGGCCGACCAGCACGACGCGCCGCTCGACCCGAACTTCCTCGGCGCGGGCCGTTGCATCACCGACAACGAAGGCCGCTACCGCTTCATGACCATCAAGCCGGGCGCGTATCCGTGGGGCAACCATCCGAACGCATGGCGTCCGCAGCACATCCACTTCTCGCTGTTCGGCGACCACTTCGGCTCGCGTCTCGTCACGCAGATGTACTTCCCCGGCGATCCGCTGCTCGCGTTCGACCCGATCTTTCAGGGCACACCCGAGCGTGCCCGTGAGCGGTTGATCTCGAAGTTCTCGCTCGACATTACGCAAGAGGCCTACGCGCTCGGCTACGATTTCGACATCGTGCTGCGCGGGCCGAACGAAACCCCGATGGAGCGCTAAGCCATGACGACCCTCAAGCAAACGCCTTCGCAAACCGTTGGCCCGTACTTCGCCTATGGTCTTTGCCCGCAGCAATACGACTTCGACTTCAAGAGCCTGTTTACGCACGTCCTGGCCGACCGGGAAGCGGCCGGCGAGCACATCACGATCGTCGGTCAGGTGTTCGACGGCGACGGCAACGTGGTCGGCGACGCGATGGTCGAGATGTCGCAGGTGGACTCGAACGGCCACTATCCTGAATGGCGTGCGGAGATCCTGAAGACCGGCTTTCACGGCTTTGCGCGCGTCGGCACCGGTACCGATCCGCACAAGCGCTTTATCGTCGAGACGGTGAAGCCGGGCCGCGCGAACCCGGACGAAGCGCCCCACATCAACGTGATCGTCACGATGCGCGGCATGCTGATGCATACGTTCACGCGCATCTATTTCGAGGATGAAGCGCAGGCGAACGAGAACGACGCCGTGCTGGCGTCGGTACCGGGCGAGCGCCGTGGCACGCTGGTCGCGCGTCGCGATGCGGGCGCGGCCAACGTGTATCGCTTCGATATCCACATGCAGGGCGATAAGGAAACCGTGTTTTTCGACCTGTGATGCGCGATTTGTCGCGAAACGCCGAGCAGTAAAGATCGAGCCCGCCTTGCGCGGGCTTTTTTTCGCGCGGGCGGTTCGCGGCGTGCCTGCTAGGACTTAGCAGCGGAAATGATCGATGCTTTGTCCGGCGTGAATCGCGCGCGCGAGCCACGCAGGTTTATCGCCGTGACCGTCCCACGTGTTGCCGAACGCGTCGCGATACCGCACCGCAGAGACGGCGTTCGCATCGGCTTCGAGCCATTCGGCCAGCGCTTCCAGTGTGATGTTGTGGTCGTCCATGCGTCGGCGGATCCACGCGATCATGCGCTCGCGCAGGTTCTCATCACGTTCGAACAGTCGTTGTTGTGCTTCTCGTTCTTTCATAACGTATTGGTGTCGCAGCTCTTGCTGGCATTAGACAGACTGACAACTCGCAAACGACGCGAGGCACTGTGTAATTCAATTTGAACGGACGCAATTCGACGAATTCACGCGATCCTTGCAAACGTGTGAAAACCCGCATTTGCAAGTGATGCCGGTCAGATCCTGAATTAAAGCGCCTGAGTCGAAGCGCTGGGGTCAAGCAAAGCGGCTGCTCGTAGCTTCGACGTGGCTTGACTTGCGCCCGTGCTCGCCTGATGGATCGCCTCGTTGTTGCGAGGGAACTTCAGCGTATGGAAGCTGATTCTAGCATTCGATGTATTTTGGCCGCAGCAAAGGACTTTTTCCAATTGCACTCTTTGCGGGACTTCGGACTTTCCAGTATTCATGGCCTGCGCGGCGCGATTGGCGGAGAATCCGAGACTCGGTATTCGCCACAACATCCGGCTTCATCGGCCCTACATCAGGAGACACGACCATGCCCGCCTCGACCGCCATCGTTACGATCCTCGCCGCGTTGCTGTTAGGCGCGATGAGTCCGGGGCCCAGTTTCGTCATCGTCGCGCGCAACGCGATTGGTCTGTCGCGCGGCGATGGTCTCGCAACGGCGCTTGGCATGGGTATCGGCGGCGTCTTTTTTAGCGGTATCGCGTTGCTCGGGCTCTATACGCTGCTTGCGACGGTCGAATGGCTCTACGTCGCGCTGAAAGTGGCCGGCGGCGTCTACCTGGTCTATCTGGCATCGAAAATCTGGCGCGGCGCCGCCAAGCCGCTCGCATTCAGCGACATGCAAACCGGCAGCCGTGGCAATCCGCGCAAATCGTTCTGGATCGGCTTGAGCACGCAACTCAGCAATCCGAAAACGGCCGTCTATTACGGCAGCATCTTTGCCGCGCTGCTGCCCCAGCATCCGCCGGTGTGGTGCTACTTCGTGCTGCCGCCCGCGATCTTCGCGATCGAAGCAGGCTGGTACACGGTCGTCGCACTGTGCTTTTCGAGCAAACGGCCGCGCGAGATCTACCTGCGCTGGAAGGCGTGGATCGATCGCATCGCCGCCAGTGCGGTGACCGCGCTGGGCCTGCGACTGATTCTGAACGCGCACAAGGTCGGGATTTGACGGCAGCACCATTCGCGCAGACGGCCGCTGGGCCCTAGGTTTCGGCGAGCCCGCACACGTGCGTCAGCTGGAAGCCGATCCGCCGGCGGTCGGCGACGGTCAGCTCGGCAGCGGCTGTCGCTGCAAGTTCGTCGCACTGGCCGAATTGCTGGGCCGCGAGAGTCAGACCGGCTTTGCGCTCGGTCTGCGGACGACGTTCTGAATCGTTCCAGATCGTCATGGCAAAACGGGCGTCCACAGGGACGCCCGTTTTTTTTTGCCTCGGATACGGCAACCGGCTAGCCGGGCTGTCGCGTGCATAAAAAAAGGTGCCGCGAACGGCACCTTCTCGTACTACAGGCAGCTTCTGCTGAAGCTTAGAAGCGGTGACGCAGACCGACCGTAGCAGCGGTCTGGTTCTTCGACGACGAGGTCGGAACCGTGTTGTCGCCGCTGTAGATCGAGGCCACGCCGCCGTCACCCATTGCGTGCTGGTACACAGCCTGAGCGTAGACGTCGGTGCGACGCGACAGCGAGTAGTCAGCCTGCAGGCCGATCTGGTGGTAACGGGTCTTCATGTCGTTACCGTCGGCGTTGATGCCGTAGCCGCGCGCGTCGGTGAACGTGTACGCGACGCCGAGAGCCATAGCCGGGGTCACGTTGTACTTGCCGTTGATTTCGTAGTTGTTGGTGTGGCCTTGACGCTGACCAGGAGCTGCACCAACCAGGTTGTCGACGCGCGATTGCGTCCATGCCACGCCAACCAGCGCCGGGCCGAAGCCGTACGAAGCGCCTGCGCCGAACTGACGCTGACGGAAGTTGCCTTGCAGCACGCCCGCGGTGTTCGCCAGAACGCCGTCCGATGCGCCGCTTGCGTTAGCAGCCGGGTTGTTTTGCTGAGCGTAGGCAGCACCGAGGTGCAGGCCTTGCCACTGGTATGCGGCGCCCAAGCTGTACTGACGGTTGTTTGCGAAGCCACCAGCCTGGTTCGAGAAGCCGTACGTGCCGCCGAACGTGAAGCCAGCGTAGTTAGCGCTCGAGTACTTGACCGAGTTGTTGACCGACAGACCACCGTTGGTGTTCAGGTTGTCGTTATTGAACGGGTGCGCGAAGTACGTGCCGCCCCAGCTGCCCGTTGCGGTCAGCGGTGCGAGGTAGTCTTGCGCTGCGTCGTACTGGCGACCCAGCGTGACCGTACCGAATTGCGCGCTCGACAGACCGACGAACGCCTGGCGGTTGAACATGCCGTTGTTGTTGGCGAACTTGCCGTTGTTGACGTTGAAGCCGCTTTCCAACGTGAAGATTGCCTTCAGACCGCCGCCCAGATCTTCCGAGCCACGCAGGCCGAACATGCTCTGGTTGATGCCGCCGCTGCCCGCTGCCCACTTGGAGTTGTGGGCGACGTTGCTGGTGTACGTCAGGCCTGCGTCGATCAGACCGTACAGGGTCACGCTGCTTTGTGCGTGAGCGACCGAAGCGAACGATGC
This genomic window contains:
- a CDS encoding LysE family translocator, with the protein product MPASTAIVTILAALLLGAMSPGPSFVIVARNAIGLSRGDGLATALGMGIGGVFFSGIALLGLYTLLATVEWLYVALKVAGGVYLVYLASKIWRGAAKPLAFSDMQTGSRGNPRKSFWIGLSTQLSNPKTAVYYGSIFAALLPQHPPVWCYFVLPPAIFAIEAGWYTVVALCFSSKRPREIYLRWKAWIDRIAASAVTALGLRLILNAHKVGI
- a CDS encoding porin, which codes for MKKSLIVVAAAASFASVAHAQSSVTLYGLIDAGLTYTSNVAHNSKWAAGSGGINQSMFGLRGSEDLGGGLKAIFTLESGFNVNNGKFANNNGMFNRQAFVGLSSAQFGTVTLGRQYDAAQDYLAPLTATGSWGGTYFAHPFNNDNLNTNGGLSVNNSVKYSSANYAGFTFGGTYGFSNQAGGFANNRQYSLGAAYQWQGLHLGAAYAQQNNPAANASGASDGVLANTAGVLQGNFRQRQFGAGASYGFGPALVGVAWTQSRVDNLVGAAPGQRQGHTNNYEINGKYNVTPAMALGVAYTFTDARGYGINADGNDMKTRYHQIGLQADYSLSRRTDVYAQAVYQHAMGDGGVASIYSGDNTVPTSSSKNQTAATVGLRHRF